One genomic window of Niveibacterium sp. SC-1 includes the following:
- a CDS encoding GNAT family N-acetyltransferase: MSADLHIRAGDPAEPAVRSLIATLDAQMAALYPAESNHLLDIEALRQPHVSLLVAERAGSVSGCGAFVRHADYVEIKRMIVAPLARGNGIGRALLAALERRARADGYALARLETGIHQPDALALYTRGGYQIRGPFGDYAEDPLSVFMEKRLAAEPDSAPL, from the coding sequence ATGAGCGCGGACCTTCACATCCGCGCTGGCGATCCGGCCGAACCCGCGGTTCGCAGCCTGATCGCAACGCTGGACGCACAAATGGCGGCGCTCTATCCAGCCGAGAGCAATCACCTGCTCGACATCGAGGCGCTGCGCCAACCGCACGTGAGCCTGCTCGTCGCCGAGCGCGCAGGCAGCGTGAGCGGCTGCGGCGCCTTTGTCCGGCATGCGGACTACGTCGAGATCAAACGGATGATCGTGGCACCGCTGGCGCGCGGGAACGGCATCGGTCGCGCATTGCTCGCCGCACTGGAGCGCCGCGCTCGTGCCGACGGCTATGCCCTGGCGCGGCTGGAAACCGGCATCCACCAACCCGACGCGCTCGCCCTCTACACACGCGGCGGCTACCAGATCCGCGGCCCGTTTGGCGACTACGCGGAAGACCCGCTATCGGTCTTCATGGAAAAACGCCTCGC
- a CDS encoding N-acetyltransferase family protein produces MSDVWTIRDAVGEDLPGVVAIYNQTIASREVTADLEPVSVAQRADWFAAHKPERHPLWVAERGRRLVGWLSYSAFHSRAAYDATAELSVYVDASERGKGLGRELLRRAIAHAPDIGLRNLVGLIFLHNRASLALFESEGFSRWGTLPDVAQLDGVARSLVIVGRRL; encoded by the coding sequence ATGAGCGACGTCTGGACCATCCGCGATGCCGTGGGGGAAGACCTCCCCGGCGTCGTCGCGATCTACAACCAGACCATCGCCAGTCGCGAGGTCACGGCCGATCTCGAACCGGTGAGCGTGGCGCAGCGGGCCGACTGGTTCGCGGCACACAAGCCGGAGCGGCATCCGCTGTGGGTGGCCGAGCGCGGGCGCCGGCTCGTCGGCTGGCTTTCGTACAGCGCCTTCCACAGTCGCGCGGCCTATGACGCGACGGCAGAGCTCTCGGTCTATGTGGACGCGTCCGAACGCGGCAAGGGCCTTGGCCGCGAGCTGCTGCGCCGCGCGATCGCGCATGCTCCCGACATCGGCCTGCGCAATCTCGTGGGGCTCATCTTCCTGCACAACCGCGCGAGCCTCGCGCTTTTCGAGTCCGAGGGTTTTTCCCGCTGGGGCACCCTGCCCGATGTGGCGCAGCTCGACGGCGTCGCGCGCTCGCTGGTCATCGTAGGGCGCAGGCTATGA
- the ureC gene encoding urease subunit alpha: MAKISRRAYAEMFGPTTGDRVRLADTELWVEVERDYTLYGEEVKFGGGKVIRDGMGQGQKLAAEVADTVITNALILDHWGIVKADIGIKNGRISGIGKAGNPDIQPGVTIAIGGATEIIAGEGMIITAGGIDTHIHFICPQQIEEALMSGVTTMIGGGTGPATGTYATTCTPGPWHIARMLQAADAFPMNLGFLGKGNVSLPGPLAEQIEAGVIGLKLHEDWGTTPAAIDNCLSVAEQYDVQVAIHTDTLNESGFVETTAAAFKDRTIHTFHTEGAGGGHAPDIVKLAGLGNVLPSSTNPTRPYTVNTIDEHLDMLMVCHHLDSAIAEDVAFAESRIRRETIAAEDILHDIGALSMFSSDSQAMGRVGEVIIRTWQTAHKMKVQRGALEGDSARSDNARAKRYIAKYTINPAIAHGISHVVGSIEVGKLADLVVWKPAFFGVKPSLILKGGMIAAAAMGDANASIPTPQPVHYRPMFGAFGGGLKTSLTFVSQAALDKGTLEGLGLSRPLEAVRGIRSVRKADMVLNNWQGEITVDPETYQVHANGQLLTCEPASVLPMAQRYFLF, from the coding sequence ATGGCCAAAATTTCCCGCCGCGCCTACGCGGAAATGTTCGGCCCCACCACCGGCGACCGCGTGCGGCTGGCCGATACCGAGCTGTGGGTCGAAGTCGAGCGTGACTACACCCTTTACGGCGAGGAAGTGAAGTTCGGCGGCGGCAAGGTGATCCGCGACGGCATGGGCCAGGGTCAGAAGCTCGCCGCCGAGGTCGCCGACACGGTGATCACCAACGCGCTGATCCTCGACCACTGGGGCATCGTCAAGGCTGACATCGGCATCAAGAACGGCCGCATCAGCGGCATCGGCAAGGCCGGCAACCCGGACATCCAGCCCGGCGTGACGATCGCGATCGGCGGCGCCACCGAGATCATCGCCGGGGAAGGCATGATCATCACCGCCGGCGGCATCGACACGCACATCCACTTCATCTGTCCGCAGCAGATCGAAGAAGCGCTGATGTCGGGCGTCACCACCATGATCGGCGGCGGCACGGGCCCGGCCACCGGCACCTACGCCACCACCTGCACGCCCGGTCCCTGGCATATCGCGCGCATGCTGCAGGCAGCCGATGCCTTCCCGATGAACCTCGGCTTCCTCGGCAAAGGCAACGTCAGCCTGCCCGGCCCGCTGGCCGAGCAGATCGAAGCCGGCGTGATCGGGCTGAAGCTGCACGAGGACTGGGGCACCACGCCCGCGGCGATCGACAACTGCCTCTCGGTCGCCGAGCAATACGACGTGCAGGTCGCGATCCACACCGACACGCTCAACGAATCCGGTTTCGTCGAGACCACGGCCGCAGCCTTCAAGGACCGCACCATCCACACCTTCCATACCGAGGGTGCGGGCGGCGGCCATGCGCCGGACATCGTCAAGCTCGCGGGTCTCGGCAACGTGCTGCCCAGCTCCACCAACCCGACGCGGCCCTACACGGTGAACACGATCGACGAGCACCTGGACATGCTCATGGTCTGCCACCACCTGGATTCCGCCATCGCCGAGGACGTGGCCTTCGCGGAGAGCCGCATCCGCCGCGAGACCATCGCCGCGGAAGACATCCTCCACGACATCGGCGCGCTCTCGATGTTCTCCTCCGACTCGCAGGCCATGGGCCGTGTCGGCGAGGTGATCATCCGCACCTGGCAGACCGCCCACAAGATGAAGGTGCAGCGCGGCGCCCTGGAGGGTGACAGCGCCCGTTCCGACAACGCGCGCGCCAAGCGCTACATCGCCAAGTACACGATCAACCCGGCGATCGCGCATGGCATCTCGCATGTGGTCGGCTCGATCGAGGTCGGCAAGCTCGCCGACCTTGTCGTCTGGAAACCCGCCTTCTTCGGCGTCAAGCCCTCGCTGATCCTCAAGGGCGGCATGATCGCCGCCGCCGCGATGGGCGACGCCAACGCCTCCATCCCGACGCCGCAGCCGGTGCACTACCGTCCGATGTTCGGCGCCTTCGGCGGCGGGCTGAAGACCTCGCTGACCTTCGTCTCGCAGGCCGCGCTCGACAAGGGCACGCTCGAAGGACTCGGGCTCTCGCGACCGCTGGAGGCCGTGCGCGGCATCCGCTCGGTGCGCAAGGCCGACATGGTGCTCAACAACTGGCAGGGCGAGATCACGGTCGACCCCGAGACCTACCAGGTGCACGCCAACGGCCAGCTTCTCACCTGCGAACCGGCCAGCGTGCTGCCCATGGCACAGCGCTACTTCCTGTTCTGA
- a CDS encoding urease subunit beta, whose translation MIPGEIDTLDGELELNPGRATLTLAVANTGDRPVQVGSHYHFAETNAALDFDRTAARGFRLNIAAGTAVRFEPGQTRTVELVALDGERKVFGFNAAVMGAL comes from the coding sequence ATGATCCCCGGAGAAATCGACACCCTGGACGGCGAGCTGGAGCTCAACCCCGGCCGCGCCACGCTCACGCTGGCCGTCGCCAACACCGGCGACCGCCCGGTGCAGGTGGGCTCGCACTACCACTTCGCCGAGACCAACGCGGCGCTGGACTTCGATCGCACGGCGGCACGCGGCTTTCGCCTCAACATCGCCGCCGGCACCGCGGTCCGCTTCGAGCCGGGCCAGACGCGCACGGTGGAACTGGTGGCGCTGGATGGTGAGCGCAAGGTCTTTGGCTTCAACGCCGCCGTGATGGGAGCGCTGTAA
- the ureA gene encoding urease subunit gamma: MELTPREKDKLLIFTAGLVAERRKARGLKLNYPEAVAYISAAILEGARDGRTVAELMSYGTTLLTREDVMEGVAELVPEIQVEATFPDGTKLVTVHHPIV, from the coding sequence ATGGAGCTCACCCCCCGCGAGAAAGACAAGCTTCTGATCTTCACCGCCGGCCTCGTCGCCGAACGCCGCAAGGCGCGCGGCCTCAAGCTCAACTACCCGGAGGCGGTGGCCTACATCTCCGCGGCGATCCTGGAAGGCGCACGCGACGGCCGCACCGTCGCCGAGCTGATGAGCTACGGCACCACGCTCCTCACTCGCGAGGACGTGATGGAAGGCGTGGCCGAGCTGGTCCCGGAGATCCAGGTCGAAGCCACCTTCCCCGACGGCACCAAGCTCGTCACCGTGCATCACCCCATCGTGTGA
- a CDS encoding urease accessory protein UreD — MLAEQPATLAPTRPQTATPKGWEAELQLGFARRAEGDRLATRLVNRAHRGPLAFQKPLYPEGEAVCHGILIHPPAGIAGGDHLQINIHVAEGAHALLTTPGAGKWYRSAGAWGSQNIRLEVEAGGVLEWLPQESIVFDEARARGATQIRLAADATLIGQDMICLGRTARGERFTRGRLELSTRIERAGRPLWREAIALDGDDALLGAQAGLAGDPVFGTFFVAHTGVDAAMVEALREIAPQHGRGAITRLPGVLLARWIGSHAEAGRHWFTQLWSALRPPLLGRPAIVPRIWNT, encoded by the coding sequence ATGCTCGCCGAACAGCCCGCCACCCTCGCCCCGACGCGCCCGCAAACCGCGACGCCCAAGGGCTGGGAGGCGGAACTGCAGCTGGGTTTCGCCCGCCGCGCTGAGGGCGACCGCCTGGCCACGCGCCTGGTGAACCGGGCCCACCGCGGCCCACTGGCCTTCCAGAAGCCGCTCTACCCGGAAGGCGAGGCGGTCTGCCACGGCATCCTGATCCACCCCCCCGCGGGCATCGCCGGGGGCGATCACCTGCAGATCAACATCCACGTCGCCGAGGGCGCGCATGCCCTGCTCACCACGCCGGGCGCCGGCAAGTGGTATCGCTCGGCCGGCGCTTGGGGCAGCCAGAACATCCGGCTGGAGGTGGAGGCGGGCGGCGTACTCGAATGGCTGCCGCAGGAGAGCATCGTCTTCGACGAAGCGCGTGCGCGTGGCGCGACGCAGATCCGGCTCGCCGCCGACGCGACCCTCATTGGGCAGGACATGATCTGCCTCGGCCGCACCGCCCGCGGCGAACGTTTCACCCGCGGCCGCCTGGAACTCTCCACCCGCATCGAACGCGCAGGCCGTCCGCTGTGGCGCGAGGCCATCGCGCTGGACGGTGACGATGCCCTGCTCGGCGCGCAGGCCGGACTCGCCGGCGATCCGGTTTTCGGCACCTTCTTCGTCGCGCACACCGGCGTGGACGCGGCCATGGTCGAGGCTTTGCGCGAGATCGCGCCCCAGCATGGCCGCGGCGCGATCACCCGCCTGCCCGGCGTACTACTTGCACGCTGGATCGGCAGTCACGCCGAGGCCGGCCGCCACTGGTTCACCCAGCTCTGGTCTGCGCTACGCCCGCCGCTGCTGGGCCGACCGGCAATCGTTCCCCGCATCTGGAACACCTAG
- the queF gene encoding NADPH-dependent 7-cyano-7-deazaguanine reductase QueF (Catalyzes the NADPH-dependent reduction of 7-cyano-7-deazaguanine (preQ0) to 7-aminomethyl-7-deazaguanine (preQ1) in queuosine biosynthesis), with amino-acid sequence MSQPASPPASPTSGSVSAEHSPLGKAVTYRDQYAPELLFPIPRQGKRDELGIAPGTLPFFGEDLWNAYELSWLDPRGKPVVALGELRVPAASPCLIESKSLKLYFNSFNQSRFASAAEVEAVVARDLSAAAGAPVSVSIQPLGAQPPRTLAYPQGVLLDGLEIEVDCYQPTPELLRTSPGTEVSETLYSHLLKSNCLVTGQPDWGMLVVRYRGAPIDREALLRYVISFRQHNEFHEQCVERVFMDVQRQCRPSELAVWARYTRRGGLDINPFRASGPIAPPDNTGEIRQ; translated from the coding sequence ATGAGCCAGCCTGCATCTCCCCCGGCATCCCCCACTTCCGGATCCGTCTCTGCCGAGCACTCCCCGCTGGGCAAGGCGGTCACCTATCGCGACCAGTACGCGCCCGAACTGTTGTTTCCGATCCCGCGCCAGGGCAAGCGCGACGAACTGGGCATCGCGCCCGGTACGCTGCCCTTCTTCGGCGAGGATCTGTGGAACGCCTACGAACTCTCCTGGCTCGATCCGCGCGGCAAGCCGGTCGTGGCCCTGGGCGAGCTACGCGTGCCGGCGGCAAGCCCCTGCCTGATCGAGTCCAAGTCGCTCAAGCTCTACTTCAACTCCTTCAACCAGAGCCGCTTCGCCAGCGCCGCCGAGGTCGAGGCCGTCGTGGCGAGGGATCTTTCCGCCGCAGCCGGCGCGCCGGTCTCGGTGTCCATCCAGCCCCTGGGCGCCCAGCCGCCGCGCACGCTCGCCTATCCGCAAGGCGTGTTGCTGGACGGGCTGGAGATTGAGGTGGACTGCTACCAGCCGACCCCCGAGCTGCTGCGCACGAGCCCCGGCACCGAGGTCAGCGAAACGCTTTACTCGCATCTGCTCAAGTCGAATTGCCTAGTCACCGGCCAGCCCGACTGGGGCATGCTGGTGGTGCGCTACCGTGGTGCGCCGATCGATCGCGAGGCGCTGCTGCGCTACGTGATCTCTTTCCGCCAGCACAACGAGTTCCACGAGCAGTGCGTGGAGCGTGTGTTCATGGACGTCCAGCGCCAGTGCCGGCCAAGCGAGCTCGCCGTGTGGGCGCGCTACACCCGGCGCGGCGGACTGGACATCAACCCCTTCCGCGCCAGCGGCCCGATCGCGCCCCCTGACAACACCGGCGAAATCCGTCAATAG